The following proteins come from a genomic window of Thiothrix unzii:
- a CDS encoding NADH:ubiquinone reductase (Na(+)-transporting) subunit D gives MSPEARKVLTSPLIGNNPITLQILGICSALAVTSSMKTALLMAVGLTTVTAFSNAFISAVRNHTPGSIRIIVQMTIIASLVIVVDQLMKAYAFSTAKQLSVFVGLIITNCIVMGRAEAYAMQNPPGISFLDGIGNGLGYSIILVGVAFVRELFGAGSLFGYEILTLTKHDGWYTPNSLLLLPPSAFFLIGLLIWMIRTKYPEQQEVHDFKIHEKHGLGNR, from the coding sequence ATGAGCCCCGAAGCCCGCAAAGTATTAACCAGTCCGCTGATCGGCAATAACCCGATTACGCTGCAAATTCTGGGTATCTGTTCCGCCTTGGCAGTGACCAGCTCCATGAAAACCGCGCTGCTGATGGCCGTCGGTTTGACCACGGTAACAGCGTTTTCCAATGCCTTTATCAGTGCGGTGCGTAATCACACGCCCGGTAGCATTCGCATTATTGTGCAAATGACCATCATCGCTTCCTTGGTTATCGTGGTCGATCAGTTAATGAAAGCCTATGCGTTCAGTACCGCAAAACAGCTTTCGGTGTTCGTCGGTTTGATCATTACCAACTGTATCGTGATGGGGCGGGCGGAAGCCTATGCCATGCAAAATCCGCCGGGAATCAGTTTCCTTGACGGGATAGGCAATGGCTTGGGCTACAGCATTATCTTGGTAGGTGTGGCATTTGTGCGTGAATTGTTTGGCGCAGGTTCGTTGTTCGGTTACGAAATACTGACACTAACCAAACACGATGGTTGGTATACGCCCAACAGTTTGCTGCTATTGCCGCCGAGTGCGTTCTTCCTGATTGGGCTGCTGATCTGGATGATCCGCACCAAATACCCGGAACAGCAGGAAGTCCACGACTTCAAGATTCATGAGAAACACGGCTTGGGGAATCGCTGA
- the nqrE gene encoding NADH:ubiquinone reductase (Na(+)-transporting) subunit E, producing the protein MEALLSLFVKSVFIENMALTFFLGMCTFIAISKKIETAVGLGIAVVIVQAITMPANNLILNVFLKENALLQGVDLRFLGLISYIAIIAAIVQVLEMAMDKFVPSLYQALGIYLPLITVNCAILGGTLFMVERDYTFTESVVYGFGSGFSWMLAIVVLAGVRERLKYSDVPAGLQGLGIIFITVGLMSLGFMSFSGIQL; encoded by the coding sequence ATGGAAGCCTTATTAAGTCTTTTCGTTAAGTCTGTTTTCATTGAAAACATGGCACTGACGTTCTTTTTGGGGATGTGTACGTTTATCGCCATTTCCAAAAAGATCGAAACGGCAGTGGGTTTGGGAATTGCAGTGGTGATTGTTCAAGCGATTACCATGCCTGCCAATAACCTGATTTTGAACGTATTCCTCAAGGAAAATGCCTTGCTGCAAGGTGTGGATCTGCGTTTTCTGGGCTTGATCAGCTACATCGCCATCATTGCGGCGATTGTGCAGGTGCTGGAAATGGCGATGGATAAATTCGTGCCATCGTTGTATCAGGCACTGGGGATTTACTTGCCACTGATTACGGTCAACTGCGCGATTCTGGGCGGTACGCTGTTCATGGTCGAGCGGGATTATACTTTCACCGAAAGCGTGGTCTACGGTTTCGGCAGCGGTTTTAGCTGGATGCTGGCCATTGTAGTGCTGGCGGGTGTACGCGAACGCCTGAAATACAGCGATGTCCCCGCCGGTTTACAAGGGTTGGGGATAATTTTTATTACAGTCGGGCTGATGTCGTTGGGCTTTATGTCCTTCTCCGGCATTCAGTTATAA
- the nqrF gene encoding NADH:ubiquinone reductase (Na(+)-transporting) subunit F — translation MTTVMLGVALFTLMIIGLVYGILFARSKLVATGDIRILVNGEKELIVKPGTKLLGALAEKGLFVSSACGGGGTCAQCRVKVLEGGGTLLATEEGHINRRQAAEGERLACQVAVKQDMKIEVPEDVFGVKKWECTVRSNDNKATFIKELVVELPKGEKIDFRAGGYIQIECPPHDLKYSSFDIPPKFRDDWDKYKLWDIESHVEEPVLRAYSMASYPEEDDIVMLNVRIATPPPGKNDLPPGKMSSFIFNLKPGDKVTVSGPYGEFFARKTDNEMVFIGGGAGMAPMRSHIYDQLRRLKSKRKMSFWYGARSLREAFYVDEFDTLAAENPNFTWHMGLSEPQPEDNWTGYVGFIHDVLYKNYLKDHSAPEECEYYLCGPPMMNAAVVRMLLDIGVEKENILLDDFGG, via the coding sequence ATGACAACCGTTATGTTGGGCGTAGCCCTGTTTACCCTGATGATTATTGGCTTGGTATACGGCATTTTGTTTGCGCGTTCCAAACTGGTGGCAACGGGCGATATTCGCATTCTGGTAAATGGCGAAAAAGAACTGATCGTGAAACCCGGCACGAAATTGCTGGGCGCATTAGCGGAAAAAGGCTTGTTCGTGTCGTCTGCCTGTGGCGGCGGTGGTACGTGTGCTCAATGCCGCGTAAAAGTGCTGGAAGGCGGCGGTACGTTACTGGCGACTGAGGAAGGCCACATTAACCGCCGTCAAGCAGCCGAAGGTGAACGTTTAGCCTGCCAGGTTGCCGTCAAGCAGGACATGAAAATCGAAGTGCCTGAAGACGTATTCGGCGTGAAAAAGTGGGAATGCACAGTGCGTTCCAATGACAATAAAGCCACCTTCATCAAGGAATTGGTGGTGGAATTGCCAAAGGGCGAAAAAATCGACTTCCGTGCCGGGGGTTATATTCAGATCGAATGCCCGCCGCACGATTTGAAGTATTCCAGCTTTGATATTCCACCCAAGTTCCGCGACGATTGGGACAAATACAAGCTGTGGGATATTGAATCGCATGTCGAAGAACCGGTATTGCGTGCTTATTCAATGGCAAGTTACCCCGAAGAAGACGACATTGTGATGCTCAATGTGCGCATTGCGACCCCGCCACCGGGTAAGAATGATCTGCCACCGGGCAAAATGTCGTCGTTCATTTTCAACCTCAAACCGGGTGATAAAGTCACGGTTTCAGGGCCTTACGGTGAATTCTTTGCACGCAAGACGGATAATGAAATGGTGTTTATCGGCGGTGGCGCGGGCATGGCTCCGATGCGTTCGCACATTTACGACCAGCTACGCCGCTTGAAAAGTAAGCGCAAAATGTCATTCTGGTACGGTGCACGGAGTTTGCGGGAAGCGTTTTACGTGGATGAATTTGATACGTTAGCGGCAGAAAATCCAAACTTTACTTGGCACATGGGTTTATCAGAACCGCAGCCTGAAGATAATTGGACGGGATACGTCGGATTTATTCACGATGTACTTTATAAAAATTATTTAAAGGATCACTCCGCACCGGAAGAGTGCGAATATTATTTATGTGGGCCGCCAATGATGAATGCCGCAGTCGTAAGGATGCTATTGGATATTGGCGTGGAAAAAGAAAATATTTTGCTGGATGATTTTGGCGGTTAG
- the nqrM gene encoding (Na+)-NQR maturation NqrM, with the protein MKVFLLTFLIFGLAIIGLAIGWLLNNRSLKGSCGGLSGIPGIEKSDCSCSNPCEKRQRQLAQQQASRKQA; encoded by the coding sequence ATGAAAGTTTTTCTATTAACATTTCTTATCTTTGGGTTGGCAATCATTGGACTTGCGATTGGCTGGCTGCTCAATAATCGTAGCTTAAAAGGAAGCTGTGGCGGTTTATCTGGCATTCCGGGCATAGAAAAAAGCGATTGTTCCTGTTCTAATCCTTGTGAGAAGCGTCAACGCCAACTTGCACAACAACAAGCCTCACGTAAGCAGGCATAA
- a CDS encoding CBS domain-containing protein → MSKISLSVRHYMSNRLATLHENQDIREVVTIFTERNLFGGAVVDNLGNLVGILSVTDCIDAALRAGYHSGWRGTVGERMSRDIRTVDAEDNILDVAKMFMDDHYRRYPVLDDNRVVGVVTRLDVLKALCKIRESGFAV, encoded by the coding sequence ATGTCGAAGATTTCTTTATCAGTACGCCATTACATGTCCAACCGACTGGCGACCTTGCACGAAAACCAAGACATCCGCGAAGTCGTCACCATTTTTACCGAACGCAACCTGTTTGGTGGTGCGGTAGTCGATAACCTCGGCAATCTGGTGGGCATTCTATCTGTCACCGACTGCATTGATGCCGCGTTACGCGCAGGCTATCACTCCGGCTGGCGTGGCACTGTGGGTGAACGTATGTCGCGGGATATTCGCACCGTGGATGCGGAAGATAATATTCTCGACGTGGCAAAAATGTTCATGGACGACCATTACCGCCGATACCCCGTGCTGGATGATAACCGCGTGGTAGGTGTGGTTACGCGCTTAGACGTGCTCAAAGCCCTGTGTAAAATCCGTGAGTCCGGTTTTGCTGTCTAA